In Glycine max cultivar Williams 82 chromosome 7, Glycine_max_v4.0, whole genome shotgun sequence, a single window of DNA contains:
- the LOC100810449 gene encoding F-box protein At1g61340, translated as MTLGFEGYSYTTTLGRKRVVLLHNEASSLNSNSAVNPLKRMCSGKFTFDSERSRLEALPLDVLIRVLCGVDHEDLEQLVRVSKTVREAAEIARRMHFEYSTPKKKTFALPKPFDIEGAGGFEEIDTPNAPLRKPKSKLIGKNLASISVALFASAN; from the exons ATGACGTTAGGGTTTGAGGGTTATAGTTATACCACAACACTTGGAAGGAAGAGGGTCGTGTTATTACACAATGAAGCTTCTTCTCTCAACTCTAATTCGGCGGTGAATCCATTGAAGAGAATGTGCAGCGGAAAATTCACTTTTGACTCTGAAAGGTCTCGCCTTGAGGCCCTTCCTCTTGATGTTCTG ATTAGGGTGTTGTGTGGTGTCGATCATGAAGATTTGGAGCAACTTGTTCGTGTCTCAAAAACTGTTAGAGAAGCG GCTGAGATTGCTAGGAGAATGCATTTTGAGTATAGCACTCCAAAGAAGAAAACTTTTGCTCTTCCTAAACCGTTTGATATAGAGGGTGCTGGTGGGTTTGAGGAAATTGATACTCCAAATGCCCCATTGAGGAAACCTAAGTCAAAGCTGATTGGAAAGAATCTGGCTAGCATCTCAGTGGCATTGTTCGCTTCCGCTAATTAA
- the LOC100810983 gene encoding telomerase Cajal body protein 1: MKASSTSSVVVAVAMGEEEPEVLESESNVVNANGNSSNSNEEYSFPVLRFDVSPHRTYHFHRQFITPSNPNNFFKAVKWSPDGSCFLTSSDDNTLRLFAPPGTESDAPVAASGHGDGNHESSLFVADSFAANVVMHEGESIHDFCWYPYMSSSDLVTNVFATTTRDHPIHLWDATSGQLRCTYRAYDAMDEITAAFSIAFNPAGTKIFAGYNKCIRLFDLHRPGRDFELYSTVKDKKEGQTGIISAMAFSPFPSGMLALGSYNQTTAIYREDNMELLYFLHGQEGGITHVQFSRDGNYLYTGGRKDPYILCWDVRKSVDCVYKLYRSSENTNQRILFDIDPSGKYLGTGGQDGLVHIYNLQTGQWVSSFEAALDTVNGFSFHPFLPHAVSSSGHRRFVIPDDGNEEFCLTGRENCLSMWTFCCDSMMETDLKNDGSFNNQSESRCLD; this comes from the exons ATGAAAGCTTCGAGCACCAGCAGCGTGGTTGTGGCAGTAGCGATGGGAGAAGAAGAGCCAGAGGTGCTTGAATCGGAATCCAATGTAGTCAACGCCAACGGTAACAGCAGCAACAGCAACGAAGAATATTCCTTCCCCGTTCTTCGTTTCGATGTCTCTCCTCACAGAACCTACCATTTCCACCGCCAGTTCATCACTCCTTCCAACCCTAACAATTTCTTCAAGGCCGTTAAATG GTCACCCGATGGTTCCTGTTTCCTCACCTCTTCCGACGACAACACTCTCCGCCTCTTCGCGCC ACCGGGAACCGAAAGCGACGCTCCCGTTGCTGCTTCCGGCCACGGCGACGGTAATCACGAGAGTTCTTTGTTTGTTGCAGATTCCTTTGCTGCAAATGTAGTCATGCATGAAGGAGAGTCTATACATGATTTCTGTTGGTATCCTTACATGTCTTCATCAg ATCTGGTGACCAATGTTTTTGCGACTACTACTCGCGACCATCCGATTCATTTATGGGATGCTACCTCGGGCCAG TTACGTTGCACATATCGGGCATATGATGCTATGGATGAAATTACAGCTGCTTTTTCAATTGCTTTTAATCCTGCAGGGACTAA GATATTTGCTGGATACAACAAATGTATTAGGTTGTTTGATTTACATCGCCCTGGTAGAGATTTTGAATTGTATTCTacagtaaaagataaaaaagaaggcCAAACAG GTATTATATCTGCTATGGCTTTTTCTCCATTTCCTTCTGGGATGCTAGCTTTGGGTTCTTACAATCAAACTACTGCTATTTATAGGGAGGACAACATGGAACTTTTGTACTTTTTGCATGGTCAAGAAGGTGGAATTACACAT GTCCAGTTTTCCAGAGAtggaaattatttatatacTGGAGGTCGGAAG GATCCTTACATACTCTGCTGGGATGTGCGCAAATCTGTTGATTGTGTCTACAA GTTATACAGATCATCAGAAAACACCAATCAGCGGATACTGTTTGATATTGACCCTTCTGGAAAGTATCTTGGTACAGGTGGCCAG GATGGTTTAGTACATATATATAATCTCCAAACTGGGCAGTGGGTGTCAAGTTTCGAGGCTGCTTTAG ACACAGTTAATGGTTTCTCATTCCATCCATTTCTACCCCATGCTGTATCATCCTCAGGCCACCGAAGATTTGTAATTCCAGATGATGGCAATGAAGAATTTTGCTTGACTG GTCGTGAAAACTGCCTCTCAATGTGGACTTTCTGTTGTGATTCAATGATGGAGACAGATTTGAAGAACGATGGCAGTTTCAATAATCAGTCTGAGAGTAGGTGCTTGGACTGA